A single region of the Zonotrichia leucophrys gambelii isolate GWCS_2022_RI chromosome 9, RI_Zleu_2.0, whole genome shotgun sequence genome encodes:
- the SAG gene encoding S-arrestin isoform X1 — MSRPESQKTGTGGKNADSPPKQVIFRKSTRDKALTIYLGKRDYIDNIGNVEPVDGVVLVDPAIIKGKKVFVSLTCVFRYGQEDIDVIGLAFRRDLFFSRVQVYPPADKPESLTLLQESLLKKLGKNAYPFFFTFPDYLPCSVCLQPAPRDVDKTCGVDFEVKAFSTENVEERIHRRNTARLLIRKVQYAPESPGPQPCAETTWQFFMSNKPLHMKACLSKEVYYHGEPIPVTVTINNNTDKTVKKIKVQVEQVANVVLYSSDFYTKVVAAEEAHEKVLPNSSLTKTLTVLPLLANNRETREIALDGKLKDEDTNLASSTIIKDGIDKTVMGILVSYKIKVKLTVPGILGDLTSSEVGTELPFRLMHPKPEEKSPAAKQSLYLRSLLVRS, encoded by the exons ATGAGCCGCCCTGAGTCTCAAAAGACTGGGACTGGTGGGAAGAATGCTGATTCTCCTCCAAAACAAGTTATCTTCAGAAAAAGCACCCGTGACAAAGCT ctgacCATCTACCTGGGAAAGCGGGACTACATTGACAACATAGGGAATGTAGAACCTGTAG aTGGTGTTGTATTGGTGGATCCTGCTATtatcaaggggaaaaaag TGTTTGTGTCGCTGACGTGCGTGTTCCGCTACGGCCAGGAGGACATCGACGTGATCGGCCTCGCCTTCCGCCGCGACCTCTTCTTCTCCAGGGTGCAGGTGTACCCGCCTGCTGACAAGCCAGAGTCTCTCACCCTCTTGCAGGAATCTCTGCTAAAGAAGCTGGGCAAAAATGCTTATCCCTTTTTCTTTACA TTTCCAGATTACCTGCCTTGCTCAGTCTGTCTGCAGCCTGCACCTCGTGATGTTGATAAG ACTTGTGGGGTGGACTTTGAGGTGAAAGCTTTCTCAACAGAAAATGTGGAAGAGAGAATTCATAGAAG gaaCACTGCACGTCTGCTGATCCGTAAGGTGCAGTATGCACCGGAGAGCCCAGGACCCCAGCCTTGTGCCGAGACCACCTGGCAGTTCTTCATGTCCAACAAGCCCCTGCACATGAAAGCCTGCCTCAGTAAAGAG GTATACTACCATGGTGAGCCCATTCCAGTCACTGTCACCATCAACAACAACACAGACAAAACTGTGAAGAAGATCAAAGTCCAGG TGGAGCAGGTGGCCAATGTGGTGCTGTACTCCAGTGACTTCTACACCAAAGTGGTGGCTGCTGAGGAAGCACA tgaaaaggTGCTGCCAAACAGTAGCCTGACCAAGACACTGACAGTTCTGCCCTTGCTTGCAAATAACCGGGAGACACGGGAAATAGCTCTGGATGGAAAACTGAAGGATGAGGACACCAACTTGGCTTCTAGTACCAT CATTAAGGATGGAATAGACAAGACAGTGATGGGGATTCTGGTTTCTTACAAGATCAAAGTGAAGCTCACTGTTCCAGG CATACTGGGAGACCTCACTTCCAG TGAagtgggcacagagctgccattccGTCTCATGCACCCCAAACCTGAGGAAAAGAGCCCAGCAG
- the SAG gene encoding S-arrestin isoform X2, translated as MSRPESQKTGTGGKNADSPPKQVIFRKSTRDKALTIYLGKRDYIDNIGNVEPVDGVVLVDPAIIKGKKVFVSLTCVFRYGQEDIDVIGLAFRRDLFFSRVQVYPPADKPESLTLLQESLLKKLGKNAYPFFFTFPDYLPCSVCLQPAPRDVDKTCGVDFEVKAFSTENVEERIHRRNTARLLIRKVQYAPESPGPQPCAETTWQFFMSNKPLHMKACLSKEVYYHGEPIPVTVTINNNTDKTVKKIKVQVEQVANVVLYSSDFYTKVVAAEEAHEKVLPNSSLTKTLTVLPLLANNRETREIALDGKLKDEDTNLASSTIIKDGIDKTVMGILVSYKIKVKLTVPGILGDLTSSEVGTELPFRLMHPKPEEKSPAGKDGEAELVFEEFARQKLKNTPDEEDKNSPSTDE; from the exons ATGAGCCGCCCTGAGTCTCAAAAGACTGGGACTGGTGGGAAGAATGCTGATTCTCCTCCAAAACAAGTTATCTTCAGAAAAAGCACCCGTGACAAAGCT ctgacCATCTACCTGGGAAAGCGGGACTACATTGACAACATAGGGAATGTAGAACCTGTAG aTGGTGTTGTATTGGTGGATCCTGCTATtatcaaggggaaaaaag TGTTTGTGTCGCTGACGTGCGTGTTCCGCTACGGCCAGGAGGACATCGACGTGATCGGCCTCGCCTTCCGCCGCGACCTCTTCTTCTCCAGGGTGCAGGTGTACCCGCCTGCTGACAAGCCAGAGTCTCTCACCCTCTTGCAGGAATCTCTGCTAAAGAAGCTGGGCAAAAATGCTTATCCCTTTTTCTTTACA TTTCCAGATTACCTGCCTTGCTCAGTCTGTCTGCAGCCTGCACCTCGTGATGTTGATAAG ACTTGTGGGGTGGACTTTGAGGTGAAAGCTTTCTCAACAGAAAATGTGGAAGAGAGAATTCATAGAAG gaaCACTGCACGTCTGCTGATCCGTAAGGTGCAGTATGCACCGGAGAGCCCAGGACCCCAGCCTTGTGCCGAGACCACCTGGCAGTTCTTCATGTCCAACAAGCCCCTGCACATGAAAGCCTGCCTCAGTAAAGAG GTATACTACCATGGTGAGCCCATTCCAGTCACTGTCACCATCAACAACAACACAGACAAAACTGTGAAGAAGATCAAAGTCCAGG TGGAGCAGGTGGCCAATGTGGTGCTGTACTCCAGTGACTTCTACACCAAAGTGGTGGCTGCTGAGGAAGCACA tgaaaaggTGCTGCCAAACAGTAGCCTGACCAAGACACTGACAGTTCTGCCCTTGCTTGCAAATAACCGGGAGACACGGGAAATAGCTCTGGATGGAAAACTGAAGGATGAGGACACCAACTTGGCTTCTAGTACCAT CATTAAGGATGGAATAGACAAGACAGTGATGGGGATTCTGGTTTCTTACAAGATCAAAGTGAAGCTCACTGTTCCAGG CATACTGGGAGACCTCACTTCCAG TGAagtgggcacagagctgccattccGTCTCATGCACCCCAAACCTGAGGAAAAGAGCCCAGCAG